The genomic stretch TGACATGTGTAACGAGCCAGTAGCTCCTgtctgttaacacacacacacacacgcacgcacacacacacacgcacacgcacacacacacacattctctctccctcactctctctctctctctcacatacacacacacacacacaacgacacacacacacacacacacacacatactgtatcagagcaAAAAGGAAAGTAGCTACTCGGGCTCAGGAAGGGGGAGAGTGGAGCGAGATAGACAGGGAGTATGCACTAGCAGCTATAGCATTGCTGTGTATTGGCTTGGCAGCATTACCTCTCATAGGTCAggtcacacatttcattttTAAGCAGTCAAGTAGTCTCTTGGCAAGCTATTGGAGAGATTTTAGGCCACTACGGGGAGAAAGCTAATCTAGCCAGCTCCTGAATACGCTTGACAGGACAGAGGAGGGGATGTGTTTCGCACATGTGCCCTGTTACTTGACTGtaccaaaaatgcattttattaGCAGAATGCATGAAACACTCTCATATAACCCAGGGGTGTCATCACTTTCTACCcaccctcatcacacacacacacacacacacacacacacacacagccctggcgTATACCAGTGCCGGCTCTGTTTCCCTTGTGCATCTGTAGCAGGCCTGTGAAAGCCATTAGCCTCTGTGCATTACAGCGCTGGCTAACTCTCCACACATGACATCATAATCGTGTGCCATTCCAGCAGTGTCTTTGcgtggtgtctgtgtgacagTAAGCTACTGTGCAGAGGCCACAAGACAAACACCCCCCACAACTCTCTAGTCACCATCGCCCTGCCAAAAAGACAGCTCTCGCAAACAAGAAATCATCAGATGTGAAATACTGCCTGctcaccacttttttttttccatgtaaCTCCTTTAAAGCAACTGAAGGTTGGACGGACTCTCAAGTCCGTGTTGCCAAGTGAAGCGCCGTGAATCTTGTTCACTCCCAGAGCAGTTTGGTGCACAGCATTGCGCCACACAACAATCACACAGCGACAAAAGTTGGCCTCGCAGCAACAATCTGTTGCCAGTTGCATGCTTTGAATGTTTGTGAATTGTGCTGCATAAAAGGGCTGCTTCAAAAAAGTCAGCGGGTTTGTTTTGAAGCGTCAACCTGCCTGAGAAAATAACCACACTCTGACCCCAGATCAGCCCCAGGGCCTCGAGTCATGATGCTCTCTTCCTGATGGCTGCAGACTTCAGTCGACGAGCTTTGATGCAGCGTTATCTCCAAACAAGAGGGAGGCCTTGCTGAGCACAGCCCATTGTCTGATAAAGGCACTAAGAAACACACAAGCTTGTTTCTCTTTCCCACAAATGTCAGAGAGGAAATCAAGGGTAAAGCGGACAGTCGAAAAGTGGAAAAGCCCCTGCAAACCGAATGGCTCACTTGTGTCTGAGGCAGTCAACCTCCTCTCTTCACACTCTAGGCCTCTTGAGATTTTCAAGCCTGAGAATTAGGCTCTGGCTATACAATTTGGACActattatgtatgtatgtatgtaatgtaagtATATATGTGATTAGCAGTATGTGAGAGTTTCTCAAAGTGTCTTTCATTAAAAAGTCAAACCATAACAGAGAAATAGTTAACAGAGACGTGTCCGTTACAGAAAACGGTATTCTCTTTGTTTGTATAAATCCTGATGTGGTAATGCTGACTACAGTAGGTTCAACACGTGAAAATATGGAGTCAGCCAAAAACACAGGATGGAATCAAAATGTTACGTTTGTCTGCATGCCTTCTTTTTCAGTAGTCTTGTCCTTTGAAACTAACCACAATAAATCAAAGCATTTGTGGTATTTTTTGTCTGTCAATGGGCCTCTCAGATACGCCTTTAAAACGCGTTTCTATAGTTTCCTGTGTGGTCCAAAAGGTGCACAAACTGACTAAacaacacaggcacagacatcTCCTCCAACAGGCTACATGGAAACATTACATGATAACTGTCTGTTGCGCGATTAATGGTTGCTTAAGTTGTAGAGACATTCTGATAGGATATTTCATCAACACGTTTAAAGACTATTCTTGGAGAAAGCTTGAAGACAGACTCGTCGTAGCCGATGACAAGTACGCATGTCTCCCTGTAAGTGTTGATTTATGTTAATAGTGGGTGTTGACTGTGTACACTGTATAACAAAGCTCTCCGATAATGAGATAGCTGAGCTTGCGTTATGGGTTACAAGTTACGAAGATGGAGCGTAGAAGGCGTGGCTCCCCTCTGCAAGTCCCGAGCGTAGGAGTTTTGGGGGAATTCAGAAAATGTTGTGTTGAACAGAGATGAAAACAGATTTATTGTAAATCGTGGATATTTCAGTTTCACACAACGTTAACACAACATCCTATATTAGTTCTGGCCGTTTGCCTCCTGGTTGATTTATCTGTCACCTTAACGGCTTGGTAATGCGATCATCAGCAGGCTACATTTTTTGCTCAAAGCCGCGGGTAGGGGTTGACTTTTTTGGAAACAAAAGAATGGCCGGGTAGGGGGGAGATACAGGCATGGGGGTGGAACTGGTTTGCCAATTCAAGATATCACACGGGCTAAATAATTACAGGggcagaaaggaaagaaaaagtgaTATCACACATGTTCTGCTGTTTCCACGTCTATGACGCGCACATCGGTGGTTGCAGTAGCCTGCTGGCATGGcaattttttttgctgttgtcaaTCATATGTTACCCTCTCTGTCTAGGCCCACTTCAAAGAGAAAGTTAATGTCAATGATTAATCCAGGAAACGTGACATGTTAAGTCTAATGAGCTACACTAAGAATAAAGGGGCTGAAATTGCCCGCTCAGCTTTCCATTAGTCCATATTTAAAATAAAGCTTCGTATTTTACTCATGTTGATAGTCATAATACAATTACAAATGGGTTATTCCTATCAGTTTCTTTCAAAAGCTCAGCTTTCAAAACGAATCAAGGCTATCTATCAAATATTCTTGTAAATGAGGAGGGGAAAAATCAAAAGATCTTATAACTTACCAAAACTAATGCAAATCTCTCCTCTAGCTCCATTGGATCAGGCATGGGGACTTTCAGTGGCATTATGTGATGCTTCATTTCTGACTGTCCATCCACACTCTCAATATTCCCCATGGTTACGCAAAATGACAGCTCAGTCCAagagaaataataaaaatgtttctTCTTTTTGGATTGCTCACAACACGCTTAACGATAAATGTTACATTCCAGATGTTGTCAATTCACATGACAAATAGCAAACTCAGCTACTGCAAAACCATACACTGGGAGTAGCCTAACACTCGCGCTGTATCTTAAATTAATTGATCAACTGTTGAATTTCGCATCTGTTGCACGCCATTGAAACAAACTGTATCAGCCCAAAAGCTATGAAGTATCGATCTGTTTCTTCTCCATAAGTATTGAGTCGGAGCTGCGAAGCCAATCCATTTCTTCTGTAAATCCAACTGATTGAGGCAAACTTGAAACTACTTTGACGCAAAACTTTACAGTCTACTACGAGCCTCCATTCATTATTGTAGTAAGGTCCCGAATAAGACTCCTCGGTTTCGTATCCACTCAGGCAAAAGTGTAGAGTATTGTCCCACCCATTTTTAAAGAAGTCCTCCTCATTGAGGGGGTGACTTTTTCGTCATGCAACACATCGTTTGCCTCAGTGAGACAGATGGATGGATCATTACGCTTAAAACAGCCCATTATCGCTGCCTGCTGGTTTGCTACTGCAACAGCATGACTAATCAGGAATCTCAGCTATTTATTTACatagaataggcctatatgtcacTACTAGCTGCCGGCTAAAAACATTATACTATTTAGGCTTAGTGCAAGTGGTGATAAATTCATGACTGAACGAGTTGAAAAGTGAGAAGCTAAATGTCTATCACGAGCCACTGACAAAACGTCcattcgttttttttctctgactAGGGCAGTCTTTGCTTTTCTCTTCCCCAAAACTCCAGTGTCAACAAAGCTTAATGTGCATGTAAACAGCCCATGAGATGGGCCACAAAAGTAAACATGTCCTCTGAAGGCTGTTTATTAATGGAGGTTGTGTTGGCATTATTAATCATAGTGATGTTTTGTCTTCATGGTCTTTGGCGATGGCTATACCTTCTAGTTATCATAAAGtaaatgtgcagtggtcagcCAGTCCTTGCATTAAAACAAACTCAATTTAAAGTGCAAACAAGGTTTATTCAGTCAGCTGCAAGATTCATGATGAAGAGTAAACCATACTATAACTGTCATTCCAATATCACCCATTCCCTTTCAGACTAAAAATAGCTTTTCTTTCCCCACCCATTTTCATGCAAAACACAGTTTCTTTCAAGCTGGTGTTTAGGACAACACCTCCGTCCTTTAAAACTTGGCACTGGAAGGCTGCCTTTAGAGCATAATATACATCATAACACACAACTGCCTCCCTTAGCGAGGGAAACAGACCAAAGCACAGTGATTCAGACCTTTCTGATATGAAGGTTGCTGAGGTGACTGAGACATTTATAACACTGTATGACAAAGCCTCAGCAGCTATTCAAATATCttgaaagaaaataacaaaattccttcatttcaaaaacaaaaacttaTTCAAAACGATAGTATTTTCAGTTAAGACTGCACGTTCCAGCAATGGAGAAGGCATAAAAGTGCAAACATTCAAAACAGTAACAGTAAGGAATGACAAAAAGCAACTCAAAATAATTGTAATTCTACTACTAAACTACTGTGTGCTACTGGAGGGGGCCATGATTCTGAATCTACCATTGCATAACGTCTGTCCACATGCACCAAGTGtcatgtctgcatgtctgttctCCTGGACACAAATATTCATGGGCTGTGTAACTACAAAAAGCTTGAGGAATACAGTGTGTCTGTCggagtttggtgtggttgttcattattttaaaacaaaaatagcTATCTTTGGTTTTGGATTGATGAGAATTGTAATTACACATTCTATGAATATGCTTGTACCGAGATGTACAATGTACCGACGTATTTGGTCAATGTGCATTTATGACAGGGTGTGATATCTGGAACACCTAACCTTATGAATGAAGTACACAGTCACATAGCACATGAGAATACTGACAGGGTTAAGACCATATATTTATCCTTCACCCCAGAATGACTGATTGTAAAATTTGTGTTGTACATCAATCTAAAGATATTTTGCATAGTGCAAATGCAATGCAACACCCTTTTAGCTGTTTCCTCGTGATTGATAGTAAACAAAATTATTGTGCAAGCAGAAGGTATTGATGTGATATGATACCTGTGATCAATGTGTCATCAGTGATTCCACTATTCTAATGCTACACAAATTCTTTTAAGTTACAAAAGTGACATTTGCATCACACAGCAGAAGCTCGGAGGAAGGTGAAGCAGGAGCAGGCAGAGACATTGAAGTCCTCTCTTGAATACCCATCAGTTGGCCTCCTCCGTCAAGTCATACCTGAAAAGAACGGAGCACAGATAGCAACAGTAAGAGCCGAGATGTATTTGCACAGATGGTTTAGAAAAAACAACCATGGGCGTAACTGGTATACATACCACTGTGTGACCCCTGAGTTGAGGTCAACTTGGTCCAGATCAAGCTGCAACtacaggagaaaaaaacaaacaacaacttaAAGAGAGCTGTTCGTGTCAGAATTTGAGGAAATTATAGCTTTAGCAAAAGTTCTACCAGGAAGACTCAAAAGACTGATTCTACGTTCGGATGATGTCCTTCTTCTCACGTTTACTGAATTTTGCCATAAATCCTATTCTGGATTCAAATCCTATATTATATCTGCCTTTTTGTCTGGTATTATTTAGAATTACAGACAGGAAAGTGTTGCCTCACACAACACTAATGAACGGTTTGTCCTGCAACACTGAAACCGGTTTCTCTCACTTTTCCGATGAGTTCCTTCTCGCGACTCATGAAGGAAACGCTGTGTTTGACGGACAGGTCCAGTCTTCTCTGCGTGGCCTCCTCCAGTGAAAGGTCAAAGTCAAACCTAACAGGGACAAACATGATGGTAAGTTTAGCCTCTGGGCCAAGCTAACACACATCATTATCTTCCCCAGCATGTTATTactccccccgcccccgcctAACCTTACCTCTCTTTGAACTCTGGGTTGAGGTCTTTCTTCTTGACGTTTGTCTTCCGTTTGGTGGTCCTGCTCTTGTCTGGGAGAAGGATGAAGGAGACGTAAGGGTCGGACCCGTCCTTGGAGCTAGCAGGCAGGTTTCTgtccacaaacaaaacaagccacacagtgtgtgtttacaatatGGCGGCAGACAGTCCAGCGGACAAAAATGTAATGCTGCAAGTGTTTTCCGAGAGGAATGCAGTTAGCTAAACTGTTCAAGGGGTCGTTCTTGAAGCAGTTCACTGAATGTTAACACCCTTTCAGTGTTACATTCAAACGGTGAgtgaggttaaaaaaaaaaacctacactTGGGGCTCAGCTGTCCTCAGAGctgtcagacatacagtacctgcaGGCGTGGACTGTGATGGCCAATCGGCTCTCTTCAGAAGAGTAGAGAATAGAGAGCTTCACCTGTCCCTGGCCTCCAGCTCCACTATCCTCTCTAGAGacagaacagaaacacacacacacacacacacacacacacacacacacacacacatacaatatcaTTATAGCTGTCTCATTGCAGTATCTGAAGAATGAACGAGTCCATTTTGTGTGACACTCACGCATTGCTGGGCACCGCTCTATGCCTAAGGTTAGCGGCCATGTCTGAATCTCTGCTGGGTATGAGGTGATCTTCCATTGCTTCCTCACAGACCGTGATCTCATCTCCATTCGCCTTGAGGCAATCCCCCAGCTTAGAGTCCAATAACTGATAGACCAAGACACAAGGCAGTTATTTCTTATTAATGACATCTCAGAAATCTGAGAAATCTGTATTTGGCACTTGAAAAATGTACCTTAATGGACTTTATGGAACAGTTTTGAGAATAAAACAATTCTATGGCTGTGTGATTGCTGATCAGTTAACTAGCTTGAAACTATGTGCTGAAATGTCAAATCACTGCACTGTATCGCTGCTGCTCAGACTCAGTCACCTTGACTTCAGCCCTCAGTAGGATCTCACTCTCTGGGAGAGCGCCATCCAGAGGCAGCCAGCGGTCCAGCACCATGGCAGGCTCGGCCAGCACCTCCGTCAGGGGCAACAGCAGGGCGCCCAGAGCCTGGCCCCAACTGTGAGAGAGCTGCACAGAGAACGCGCACAATCAGGCACTAGGACCAGCTGGCATTGCCAGTGAAACATCAGTTAAGTCAACAGCATGGCACAAGCTGATTTGGGGAttagttttttttatatgttttaatGTCCTGACCTTCACTGAGAGGATGTCCTTTTTAGGGTCACGAACCAGGAAGTGAAAGGCTTCATCCCACTGTGGAGAGGTAGAACGATCGCAAACCTATACGGGAAAGAAAACACGAATATGCACAAATCGTACGAGACCCACAAATTTCACATTTCATTTGGGCAGTCCGCTCTTCAGGACAGACTTTAGGGATGTGCCACACCAAGGACACCGGTAGACATACAGCACGTTGGAAATGGACAGGAAGTCCCACCTTAGTCCGGTTGGAGACGCCCTCCAGCGAGATCTCTGCCCCGACCTTGGGCTCTTTGCCACTCTTCTTCAGCTGGGGCCACACAAAACATGGCACAGAAAAAGAACAGTCACGATCAGTGACGCCACCCTACCCATACATTATGAACACAAAAGTACAATTGAACTGTTTATTCTGTGTTTGTAAGGGTGAGATGTGAGGGTATCCTGTGTAAAGTGTGAGATGTGAGAGTTTCCTGTCTGTATGCACTGTGCTCACCGGCAGGCCATGGGCCCTCTCCACGTAGACGAAGAGCAGAGCTGCGGAGGGGATTGTCTTATTCTGATACACCTGCTGGGACTGGAGCTGCAGGATCTACCAGCACACAAGAGAGCCTATTAATTACACTGCTCAACTGCAAAACAGTGCCTGATGCCAACAAACTAACAAGCCAATATAAAACGCAACATTTCATGTTGTTAAACATAAATTGTAAAATATTACGGCGCTCTTGTATGAATTTAATTCGCTAATGAAATTACATGAGGCAGTACAGGACATGATCAATCAACTAAATGGGACTGATGGAAACGGTTGTGCTGGCCCTGTGTACACAGAGAGGCATTAGCACCTAATAGGTGTTTCTGTGAGCACTCAGACAACACAGTACTGCTGACCTGGTCAAGCCGCGTCGGATCTGTTACTCGGGGCAACCACTCCATCACCAGGTGAACTCGACCCGTCTTGATATCATTCAGAGTGTACCACTGCCGGGTTGGTAGGAAATAATGGCACAAGATACAGAATTATTAACACAAAAAACGTTAACGTTATGTATGACTAGAGCTGTCCTGATTAATGTCCTTACCTGATCAGTGTACTGTGAGTTGATAAGGTCCCTGAGATTAATCTTGAATCTGCAATGAGATTTTGGAAAGAAGCTGTCACATCTACACAGaaccctcctccttctccttctccacagagaagcactcaaaAAGCCTTCTAACACCTTTTGACTCCTCTCCCCGTACCTGCCAAGGAAGTCGTCCTGGTCAAAGTCCTTATCAAACAGCTCAAACTGCACCTCTTGTCCCGGGAGTTGGGTCAGGATCACCTGCGAGGCACCCACGGGAGGGCCAGACAGGAGAGACATAATTATTATACGGTGTGATTACAGCTGAGAAGATCTCCACCGGGGGAGGCACTGCTCGCTCCCACAGGCAGAATTAGAGGCTACAAGAGAGCAGTGAAAGagaacgaaagaaaaaaaaagagcggATCTATAAATAGATGAAAGCCGGCGTTGCTCCTGCTGAGCGCCCCTGAGGAGCAGCAGCGGGGGGGGCCTCGGTGAAGCCGGAGGAGCGCGGCGCCGGCGCGGTATACGCGTACCTCATACATCTCGTTCCACGTGGGGCTGAGGTTCTCTTTGATCACGTGACTCTTGAAGGTCACGCCGCCCACGCGGACCTTGACGTAGGGGTCGCTCTTCCCCTTCCTGCCCATGAAGCTGTCCTTGGCCACCAGGCTCTCGGCCTCCACCAGACGGATCCTCAAGACGCCCTGCAGGAAACGGAACGGAGGCGAgcggagtgggggagagagagagagcgagagagagcgtctCGGTGTTTATGTCAACACAAGACCAAGAGATAAACAGGATAGGCTCAGCAACTGACAGCGACTGACTAACAGAGCGTGCTTGCAAACAGCATTGCAGGGACATGCACTTCACAAGAAACACTAACTGATCTAATCTCGTGTCCGTTAGGCTGCAGCTGTACATCAGATATCGCTGATTTACAGACAGTGGAACAGGCTGAACTTGTTCGGTGAGTTTCTCACAAAGACTAATTATTAAGTCAATATTAAAAGAGCAAATACGCAAATGTTGTCTGTTGAAGAGGGGGAACTCTCTGCCCTGGAGGGGCTCACCTCTGTGGCAAAGCCTGCGTCTGGGCTGGTGTTCTGGGGCCGCGTCACGCACGGGTTGGGGGACAGGCTGGAGCTCCCTGGGGCCCCCTCTGATGTCACGCCCCCTTCACCCTGACCGGACCCAGGGGACGTGGGACATGGAGAGACTGGGCTGGGAATGGCATCTTCATCCAGCCATAGCAACTgggaacacacatacaaaaatgatACAGGGACACACAGGCCATATTAAAGTCAGTAAGAGACATGTATTTAATGTATCTGAAGCAGACCCTTTTTTTCAGTATGAAAATAATTATCACCTGTTAAGTGGTCATTATGGTGGTTTTCGTATGCAGGAAAACATGCAGAATAACACATTACTATGTTACTGCTACAAGAGCTTGTTTCAAATTTAAACTGCAAGTGTGCTATCGGGATATATTctgcaatatactgtacctcACCACTTATTGATATTAAACAAGTATGAATAAATACTACTAAACAAGCGATGCCCTCATTACAGCCGCATCATGTTGTGACAGAAGTCACAGCACAGTGACAGCTTTTCTTAGCCCGTGGCTGACAGAGATCACATCctgttgtgaatgtgtgaagccccgcagtgtgactgtgtgtgtgtgtgtgtgtgtgtgtgtgtgtgtgtgtgtgtgtgtgtgtgtgtgtgtgtgtgtgtgcgtgtgtgtgtgtctgcgacaGCGGACTGAGTGACCGCCCCCTCACCCTCAGCACAGCTTTGAGGTAGAGCCGGCTGGCCGGGCCCGAGTTCTCCAGCTGGAACCACTGGTCCATGGTGAGCTCTGGGGTGACCAGCAGCCGGGCCAGAGGAATGGTCACGCTGCCCAGCGACACGGACCGGTCATCGTCCTTcacctgtgtgagagagagagagggagagagagagagagagagggagagggagagagagagagagggagagagagagagagagagagagagagagagggacacagagacagcagggcAGCGGAGGGGTCAGAGAATTCCACAAATGTGGAGACAACTGAGCAAACGCAaatggaaagagacagagtctAGACATCAGGTCTCTGAAGTGATCTGCTTTAACCTGATGACTGGGCACATGGGCACGTTACTCTGAGCAGTGATACTGAAGGCGGAGGGCAGATGACATAATGCTTGTATGTGCTGACCTGAATGTCCATGTCCTGCTTGAGAGGGTCCTGGATGAAGAGGGTGAACGCCTCCTCCCACACAGGGCTGCTGGTGCCGTACACAGTCTGAGTGGAGCACAGAACATTAGCTTGGATCAGacaaagtgtttgtgtttgcgttacacatgcacacaatcaaaATGGTGTAATTTGTAGAATTACTACATGATATTAGCTCTGTACCACTATTTCTGTGAAGGAGAACACATATTTCTAAATGCTAGCATGgtttaattatattttaaaaagcatttgaTAGCAGCAACTTTAACTTCCTCATAGAAAAAAAGTAAAATCTCAATTAAAAAGTCAATAGTGAAATCTAGTAGAGCATAAAAGTTTGGCAGCACGTGCCATTTGATGCATCATGTTAGCCCGTGTTGGCGTATGAAAGCTGAGGGGTGTTAGGGTGCAGTGAACTGACTGACCCGGCTCTCTCGAGTGGTGTCCTGCACAGACAGCTGCACGATGGGGCTGGGGTCCTTATTGCCTTTCTTCATCTGTCACAACACATCTgagtcaacacaaacacaaacacaacacacacacaaccaagacCTCACAGTCTTACactacacctctctctttctcacacacactcacgcacgcacgcacgcacgcacgcacgcacacacacacacgcacacacacacacacacacatgcacacacacacacacacacacacacacacacacactcactctccgtCGCTAtacctgagagaaagagagacaggatgcAGCTGGCTCAAACAGGAAGCAGAGAATGACTCACCGGCAGGTCCTGTGCCCGGTCCAGATACACCACCAGAATAGCTGCAGAGGGGGGCTCTGCCGTCTTGCTGGATATGGTGAGGTTTTGGTTCCTCCTCAGCAcctgcacacagcagcacagtcagccctggggtgcctctcatttgggcgtttatacgtcctccctcgctcctcgggcctcgatcctcactgatctacataaagaatgatggggcggcaacaatgggatagtctatccagtgttagttatagatcagtgggaacgcccctcgaggatcgagcatcgaggatcgaggagagatgttgagaggcacccctggtGGGCCTTCACGTAACCTCCACTTCAGCCTCCTGCAGCTGTGACCGCTCCTCTCAATCCTGCTCTGAGCGAGcgggtctttggtattatttgccctcaatggtgccttccaggcagcgctgccttcaaggcactactcccctcagtttaggggtaggatgagggttgcgGGGgatagggttaggaatagggcaaaggtagtgccttttaggctgtgctgcctggaaggtggcgttgggggcaaaaaacaccattgagcgctcagagcgctcctCTCAGGGTGAGTGGTGAGGGgaggccagcagggggcagtagcGGCAGGCAGCGGAcctctctcattcgtcttttgaatctatcctcccttccttcctcggtcctcgttcccactgatctaaatAAAGactgatggggcggcaacaatgggatagtctatccagtatccagtgttctttatagatcagtgggaacgagcaaggaggaccgagcatcgaggatcgaggagagaggatgaagggCCGGGCAGAGCTGTGTGCCGTGTGCCGCTCGCAATGCTCACCTCGCTCAGGCGCTCAGCAGAGGGCAGCAGTGAGAGCCACTCCAGGCGTAGGTGGACCTGCCCCGAGGGAGCGTCCTTCAGGGTGAACCACTGTGgaacagcaaacacaaacagacatgtatacacaaatgcatttatgcacacacacacacacacacacacacacacacacacacacacacacacacacacacacacacacatgcacacacgcacacacacacacacacacacacacacacacacacacacgtatacacgtatacacgtatacacacacacacacacacatatatatatatatatatacacacatacacaaagacattgAAATATTATAATCTTATATtataatcttgaatttccccttggggatcaataaagtatctatctatctatctatccatctaaaTATGAATAGTTTAGATAAGTAAATCATTATTTTTATTAGCATAAAGTAACCGTGCAAATGAGCAAACAAAAACCTTGCGCTCCACATCCTGATCCACCTACACAAGAGGCCAGTTTAACAGGACAAATAGCTTTTGTTTGCACTGCTAAGGAGTAGCCTACGGGAGAGTAATAATAAGACCAATCTGCAAGACTCAACTCACATCATCCAAAAGTCTCGCTTTCCTGACTATGTCCAGATCCAGCTTTACCCtgagaaacaaaataaaaacaacgcAAGATTATGCCATGAAACCACACACCAGATTGAGCCATATAGCAAATACTTAAGCTCCCCTGGAAGCACAAGCGCTTTGGTATCAAATTAAAATTACAGCATAGCTCTTTTTTTATAGttgaaagaaaacatgtttCTAGTTGGACCCAAATGTAGTTTAGACATGCATTTTCTTTCTGTGGGCCTCCCTATACACTGGGACACGTTTCAAAtccaaaaagagagaaataacagCAATAACACAAATAACTATGTAaaagtcagtagcctatgccGTATTAATGCACAGAAATGTGTATTCTCTATTTTAtcttcaaattcaaataatATAAATGTCAATACTAAAAGAtgttaaaaaagtaaaaaaatgtaaaacaaatttAAAGAAAGTCAACAATATCTTAAAGCTCAAAGAGTGAGTTCCCTATAAGTTTTGGATATTTGTAATAATGTTGAATGCTGATTACAGCTGAGGAGGTACTTTGGATAATGAAATAGTGTGACATAAACACTGAGTAAACGTATTACTTTGGTTTACAAATGAACTTAAAGTATTTTTCTAAGAACTGTGCTTTCAACCATGTCTCTGTTTGGTTCAACAGTATCCTAGCACTACCATCACAAGATCATTATGTTCCTCAGTGGCTGGCCCTAGACGGAAAAGGTGCGGGTCACAG from Sardina pilchardus chromosome 7, fSarPil1.1, whole genome shotgun sequence encodes the following:
- the esyt1a gene encoding extended synaptotagmin-1, encoding MEKDLPMPSGDGGPSVGTDSEAADSALPGEMQPHSRPGEHAVSVLWSFGKCLGALLPVYLAGYFGFSISVVLFGLVIYMGWKHGRDGKHSRLQSAMYLLENEQDITTTRVFRSKRDLPAWVNFPDVEKVEWINKIIHQAWPFIGQYLEKLLVETIAPSIRASSACLQTLSFTKIDLGDKAMKVVGVKAHTEHDKRQVMLDLYISFAGDVEINVEVKKYFCKAGVKGIQLHGKLRVILEPLIGDVPLVGAITMFFIRRPKLDINWTGLTNLLDIPGLNAMSDTAIMDVIASFLVLPNRLTVPLVADLHVAQLRSPLPRGIVRIHLLEAENLAAKDNYIKGVLAGKSDPYAVLRVGTQTFTSHHVDNNLNPQWREMYEVIVHEVPGQELEVEVFDKDPDQDDFLGRVKLDLDIVRKARLLDDWFTLKDAPSGQVHLRLEWLSLLPSAERLSEVLRRNQNLTISSKTAEPPSAAILVVYLDRAQDLPMKKGNKDPSPIVQLSVQDTTRESRTVYGTSSPVWEEAFTLFIQDPLKQDMDIQVKDDDRSVSLGSVTIPLARLLVTPELTMDQWFQLENSGPASRLYLKAVLRLLWLDEDAIPSPVSPCPTSPGSGQGEGGVTSEGAPGSSSLSPNPCVTRPQNTSPDAGFATEGVLRIRLVEAESLVAKDSFMGRKGKSDPYVKVRVGGVTFKSHVIKENLSPTWNEMYEVILTQLPGQEVQFELFDKDFDQDDFLGRFKINLRDLINSQYTDQWYTLNDIKTGRVHLVMEWLPRVTDPTRLDQILQLQSQQVYQNKTIPSAALLFVYVERAHGLPLKKSGKEPKVGAEISLEGVSNRTKVCDRSTSPQWDEAFHFLVRDPKKDILSVKLSHSWGQALGALLLPLTEVLAEPAMVLDRWLPLDGALPESEILLRAEVKLLDSKLGDCLKANGDEITVCEEAMEDHLIPSRDSDMAANLRHRAVPSNAEDSGAGGQGQVKLSILYSSEESRLAITVHACRNLPASSKDGSDPYVSFILLPDKSRTTKRKTNVKKKDLNPEFKERFDFDLSLEEATQRRLDLSVKHSVSFMSREKELIGKLQLDLDQVDLNSGVTQWYDLTEEAN